One stretch of Oncorhynchus masou masou isolate Uvic2021 chromosome 9, UVic_Omas_1.1, whole genome shotgun sequence DNA includes these proteins:
- the LOC135545379 gene encoding protocadherin alpha-7-like, translating to MIDGQRREAPHWAMLSFVFLLCFSRGAYCQIRYSIAEESKEGSYVGDVAKDLGFSVDILAERRFRIVSGSKEGLLQINQDNGVLYVNRNIDREELCEKNIVCLINLKTVAENPMEIHYVEIEITDINDHSPIFPEKEKRLEIAENAVLQGTRFPLDAARDPDLGANSLRKYTLSQNDNFDLDVKTRGEDKIPFLILKKPLDREQKPEIRLILTAFDGGETARSGTVNITIHVIDVNDNAPVFDRQVYTVTLYENPPVGASVLRLHATDIDDGANGQVIYTFDNSLKNKAFDLFEIDDVTGEITVKGLIDFEEQSVYEIDMQASDKGPVTLTGHCSVVINVKDVNDNAPEMDVTSLSSQVPEDARPGTAVALISVFDMDSGENGLVICTISDNIPFELKPSFQKNMYSLITKSRLDKESEPMYTVTITSTDKGLPSLSSHKTITVHISDVNDNSPVFSQSQYTFYVPENNVPHASVFSMSASDRDQDENARVSYNIWKSDGDAPTVSYLNINSDDGNIYALKSFDFETLKTFKFQVVATDSGIPSLSSNVTVNVFILDQNDNVPVILYPVSTNGSTEGVEEISRNVNAGHLVTKVRAYDADIGYNGWLLFSLQEVTDHSLFALDRYTGQIRTLRSFTDTDETEHKLVILVKDNGNVSLSATATVIINVVEPKEAFAASDVKSAVKDEEENSVTFYLTITLMSVSALFIISIIVLIVMQCSKAPDDSSKYLQDVNYDGTLCHSIQYRSGDKRYMLVGPRMSIGSTIVPGSNGNTLVVPEHRRNASGERGSEMLGCLAALQENIYRADKATCFI from the exons ATGAtagacggacagagaagagaggcgcCTCACTGGGCAATGCTGTCGTTTGTATTTTTGTTGTGCTTCTCCCGTGGAGCTTATTGTCAAATTCGCTATTCTATCGCGGAGGAGTCGAAAGAAGGTTCTTATGTGGGAGATGTAGCAAAGGATTTGGGGTTCAGTGTGGATATACTGGCGGAGCGAAGGTTTCGGATTGTATCTGGCTCTAAGGAAGGTCTTTTGCAGATAAACCAAGATAATGGTGTGTTGTATGTGAACAGAAACATCGACAGGGAGGAGCTGTGTGAGAAAAACATTGTGTGTTTAATCAACCTAAAAACCGTCGCCGAAAATCCAATGGAAATACATTATGTTGAGATTGAAATTACGGATATAAATGACCATTCTCCCATTTTTCCAGAAAAGGAGAAACGCTTAGAGATAGCAGAGAATGCTGTGCTCCAAGGAACGCGCTTTCCTCTTGACGCTGCGCGTGACCCTGATCTTGGAGCAAATAGTCTCCGTAAGTACACTCTCAGTCAAAACGATAACTTTGACTTAGATGTTAAAACTCGCGGTGAGGATAAAATTCCTTTTCTGATTTTGAAAAAGCCGCTAGACAGAGAGCAGAAACCTGAAATTCGACTGATTTTGACTGCGTTTGACGGCGGTGAGACCGCAAGATCTGGCACAGTCAATATAACTATACATGTGATTGATGTCAATGACAACGCACCAGTCTTTGACAGACAGGTGTATACGGTAACTTTATATGAAAATCCTCCCGTAGGTGCCTCAGTCCTAAGATTACACGCCACGGATATAGATGATGGCGCCAACGGACAGGTTATATACACTTTTGATAACAGTCTTAAAAACAAAGCGTTCGATTTATTCGAGATAGATGATGTTACAGGTGAGATCACTGTAAAAGGATTAATAGATTTTGAAGAGCAGAGTGTTTATGAAATTGACATGCAGGCCTCTGACAAAGGTCCGGTTACATTGACTGGTCACTGTAGTGTTGTTATTAACGTGAAAGATGTCAATGACAACGCACCCGAGATGGACGTGACGTCCCTATCAAGCCAAGTCCCCGAGGATGCACGACCCGGTACAGCGGTAGCTCTTATCAGCGTGTTTGATATGGACTCTGGTGAAAACGGATTAGTTATATGTACAATCTCAGACAACATCCCTTTCGAATTAAAACCGTCTTTTCAGAAAAATATGTATTCGTTGATTACTAAAAGCAGATTGGACAAAGAGTCAGAGCCTATGTACACAGTGACAATAACTTCTACAGATAAAGGACTCCCATCACTGTCTTCCCACAAAACCATCACAGTCCATATTTCAGACGTTAATGATAACAGTCCTGTGTTTTCTCAGAGTCAGTATACTTTTTATGTACCGGAAAACAATGTTCCACACGCGTCTGTGTTTTCCATGAGCGCCTCAGATAGAGACCAAGATGAAAACGCTCGTGTGTCTTATAACATTTGGAAAAGTGATGGCGACGCTCCTACTGTATCCTACCTAAATATTAATTCTGATGATGGTAACATTTACGCGTTAAAAAGCTTTGACTTCGAAACCCTCAAAACATTCAAATTCCAAGTTGTAGCTACAGACTCTGGAATTCCGTCACTAAGCAGCAACGTCACAGTGAATGTGTTCATTCTGGATCAGAACGACAACGTTCCAGTGATCTTGTATCCAGTCAGCACTAACGGTTCCACTGAAGGTGTGGAGGAGATTTCCCGCAATGTGAACGCAGGCCATTTGGTGACTAAAGTAAGAGCCTATGACGCTGATATAGGATATAACGGCTGGTTATTATTTTCACTGCAGGAAGTTACTGACCACAGTCTCTTTGCCTTGGACCGTTATACAGGACAGATAAGGACACTTCGGTCATTCACAGACACAGACGAGACTGAGCATAAACTGGTCATACTGGTGAAAGACAATGGGAACGTTTCACTCTCAGCAACAGCTACTGTGATTATCAACGTTGTGGAGCCCAAAGAGGCTTTTGCAGCTTCTGATGTTAAAAGCGCAGTAAAAGACGAGGAGGAGAACAGCGTTACATTCTATTTGACCATAACTTTGATGTCAGTTTCAGCACTTTTTATCATCAGTATCATCGTGTTGATTGTAATGCAGTGCTCCAAAGCCCCAGACGATTCCTCCAAGTATTTACAAGATGTGAATTACGACGGGACACTGTGCCACAGCATCCAGTACCGATCCGGAGACAAACGGTACATGTTAGTTGGACCCAGAATGAGTATAGGTTCTACTATTGTCCCGGGTAGCAATGGGAATACTCTAGTGGTACCTGAACACAGGAGGAATGCTtctggagag CGTGGTTCTGAAATGCTCGGATGTCTCGCAGCTCTGCAGGAGAACATATACCGTGCAGATAAAGCGACATGCTTCATTTGA
- the LOC135545779 gene encoding protocadherin alpha-3-like, with product MEQRGCRAWRDPRQWVTYIVALVFFWIGASAQIRYSISEELKEGTVIGNVAKDLTIDLSTLKERGFRIVSGSNEPLFQLNQNDGILYVNRKIDREEVCERSSVCLVNLKTVLENPLEIHYVSVEVLDVNDHPPSFPEKEKRLEISESALPGARFQLQAARDPDGGIYSVQQYKLSQNDNFRIEVKDRGEDRKMPILILQKQLDRESAKNHILLLTAIDGGKPPRSGDMRITVDVSDVNDNPPVFTVDSYSVLLNENANIGTTVIQVNATDLDEGSNGEVVYSFGSDVEGEVLECFHLDPITGEIIVTGLIDFEENNKYEIDIQASDKGAATLTTDKTVIIKIVDVNDNAPEIEVTSFSNSISEDSRPGTTVALISVNDLDSGLNGKVVCLLTEDNPFKLTSSLQENMYSVVTKSPLDREKQSEYDLTIVAKDAGQPSLSSVKTISVVVSDVNDNSPEFSLSPYTFYITENNEPGASVFCVSASDRDIDENAFISYHILRDGGDENKWTSFLNINSENGNILALKSFDFETLKTFKIQVVATDSGIPSLSSNVTVNVFILDQNDNAPVILYPVSANGSAEGVEEIPRNVNAGHLVTKVRSYDADIGYNGWLLFSLQEVTDHSLFNLDRYTGQIRTLRSFTETEEIEHKLVILVKDNGNVSLSATATVIINVVEPKEAFAASDVKSAVKDEEENSVTFYLIITLGSVSALFIISIIVLIVMQCSKAPDDSSKYLQDVNYDGTLCHSIQYRSGDKRYMLVGPRMSIGSTIVPGSNGNTLVVPEHTRRVSGEVRS from the coding sequence ATGGAACAAAGAGGATGCAGGGCATGGCGAGATCCACGGCAGTGGGTCACCTACATAGTTGCTTTGGTTTTCTTTTGGATCGGAGCTTCAGCTCAGATAAGATACTCTATCTCCGAGGAGCTTAAAGAAGGAACTGTCATCGGGAATGTAGCTAAGGATTTGACAATAGATCTGAGCACCTTGAAGGAGAGGGGATTTCGAATCGTGTCTGGCTCGAACGAGCCCCTTTTCCAGCTAAACCAGAATGATGGCATATTGTACGTGAACCGAAAAATTGACCGAGAGGAGGTGTGTGAACGGAGCAGCGTGTGTTTGGTCAACCTGAAAACCGTTCTAGAGAACCCGCTGGAGATCCATTATGTCTCAGTGGAGGTGTTAGATGTTAACGACCATCCTCCCAGCTTTCCCGAAAAAGAGAAACGGTTAGAGATTTCAGAATCAGCGTTACCAGGGGCGCGATTTCAGCTACAAGCAGCTCGTGACCCAGACGGTGGGATATATTCCGTTCAACAATATAAACTAAGTCAAAATGATAATTTTCGTATAGAAGTTAAAGATAGAGGTGAGGACCGTAAAATGCCTATTTTGATTTTACAAAAGCAGTTAGATAGGGAGTCTGCTAAGAATCATATATTACTGCTTACAGCCATTGATGGAGGAAAACCTCCAAGATCTGGAGACATGAGAATAACTGTAGATGTATCCGATGTCAATGATAACCCCCCGGTTTTTACTGTAGATTCATACTCTGTATTGCTGAATGAAAACGCGAATATAGGAACAACAGTCATACAGGTAAACGCCACTGATCTGGACGAGGGTTCTAATGGTGAAGTTGTCTATTCATTTGGTAGTGATGTGGAAGGAGAGGTCCTGGAATGTTTTCATTTAGACCCGATTACTGGCGAAATAATTGTAACAGGACTTATTGATTTTGAAGAAAACAACAAGTATGAGATCGACATACAAGCGTCAGACAAAGGGGCAGCTACTTTGACAACAGACAAAACTGTAATTATTAAAATTGTGGATGTCAACGATAATGCACCTGAGATTGAGGTGACATCATTCTCTAACTCAATATCAGAGGATTCTAGACCCGGTACCACTGTAGCACTAATCAGTGTTAATGATTTGGACTCTGGTCTCAATGGGAAAGTTGTCTGTCTTCTAACCGAGGACAATCCTTTCAAATTAACGTCGTCTTTACAAGAAAACATGTACTCTGTAGTCACCAAGTCACCTCTGGATAGGGAAAAACAGTCCGAATATGATCTAACAATAGTTGCTAAAGACGCAGGCCAGCCGTCCCTGTCATCTGTAAAGACTATTAGTGTTGTGGTATCAGATGTGAATGACAACAGTCCAGAGTTTTCACTGAGCCCCTATACTTTCTATATCACTGAGAATAACGAACCAGGCGCCTCAGTATTTTGTGTGAGTGCGTCTGATCGTGACATAGATGAAAACGCCTTTATTTCATATCATATTCTGAGAGACGGTGGTGACGAGAACAAATGGACATCTTTCCTCAACATAAATTCAGAAAATGGAAACATTTTGGCGCTAAAAAGCTTTGACTTTGAAACTTTAAAAACATTCAAAATCCAGGTTGTGGCTACAGACTCTGGAATTCCGTCACTAAGCAGCAACGTCACAGTGAATGTGTTCATTCTGGATCAGAACGACAACGCTCCAGTGATCTTGTATCCAGTCAGCGCTAATGGTTCCGCTGAAGGTGTGGAGGAGATTCCCCGCAATGTGAACGCAGGCCATTTGGTGACTAAAGTGAGATCCTATGACGCTGATATAGGATATAACGGCTGGTTATTATTTTCACTGCAGGAAGTTACTGACCACAGTCTCTTTAACTTGGACCGTTATACAGGACAGATAAGGACACTTCGGTCATTCACAGAGACAGAAGAGATTGAGCATAAACTGGTCATACTGGTAAAAGACAATGGGAACGTTTCACTCTCAGCAACAGCTACTGTGATTATCAACGTTGTGGAGCCCAAAGAGGCTTTTGCAGCTTCTGATGTTAAAAGCGCAGTAAAAGACGAGGAGGAGAACAGCGttacattttatttgatcatAACTTTGGGGTCAGTTTCAGCACTTTTTATCATCAGTATCATCGTGTTGATTGTAATGCAGTGCTCCAAAGCCCCAGACGATTCCTCCAAGTATTTACAAGATGTGAATTACGACGGGACACTGTGCCACAGCATCCAGTACCGATCCGGAGACAAACGGTACATGTTAGTTGGACCCAGAATGAGTATAGGTTCTACTATAGTCCCGGGCAGCAATGGGAATACTCTAGTGGTACCTGAACACACGAGGAGAGTTTCAGGAGAGGTAAGAAGTTGA
- the LOC135545377 gene encoding protocadherin alpha-8-like has translation MEQRGCGAWRERRQSVTYMVVMVLFWSGASAQIRYTISEELKEGTVLGNIAKDVGIDLSTLKERGFRIVSGSTEPLFEVNQNNGILYVNRKIDREELCERSSVCLINLKTVLENPLEIHYVSVEVLDVNDHSPSFPEKENRLEIYESALPGVRFQLQAAVDPDGGQYSVQQYKLSHNDHFRLEVKDRGREGKIPVVNLLKPLDREAMKRHTLLLTAIDGGKPPRSGTVEIVIDVLDVNDNMPVFVKELYSVTLDENSPIGTTVVQVNATDLDEGSNAEVLYFFGKMVKNKIRKLFDVNTNTGEIVVKELVDFELQDSYEIDIMATDKGSAPLTTDKSITVKIIDLNDNTPEIEVTSFSKAIPEDSRPGTTVALISVNDLDSGLNGKVICSLVEDIPFTLMPSLQDNMYSVVTKSTLDREKSSQYDLTVVAKDAGQPPLSSVKTISVVISDVNDNNPEFSLSSYTFYITENNHPGASVFCVTASDRDIDENALISYHILRDGGDENKWASFLNINSENGNILALKSFDFETLKTFQFQAVATDSGIPSLSSNVTIDVFILDQNDNAPVILYPVSANGSAEGVEEIPRNMNAGHLVTKVRAYDADIGYNGWLLFSLQEVTDHSLFALDRYTGQIRTLRSFTETDETEHKLVILVKDNGNVSLSATATVIINVVEPKEAFAASDVKSAVKDEEENSVTFYLIITLGSVSALFIISIIVLIVMQCSKAPVDSSKYLQDVNYDGTLCHSIQYRSGDKRYMLVGPRMSIGSTIVPGSNGNTLVVPEHSRRASAEVRR, from the coding sequence ATGGAACAAAGAGGATGCGGGGCATGGCGGGAGCGACGGCAGAGTGTCACCTACATGGTTGTTATGGTTCTCTTTTGGAGCGGAGCATCAGCACAGATAAGATACACCATCTCTGAAGAGCTTAAGGAAGGAACTGTCCTGGGGAATATAGCTAAGGATGTTGGAATAGATCTGAGCACCTTGAAGGAGAGGGGATTTCGAATCGTGTCTGGCTCGACCGAGCCTCTTTTCGAGGTAAACCAGAATAACGGCATCTTATATGTGAACCGAAAAATAGACCGAGAGGAGCTGTGTGAACGGAGCAGCGTGTGCTTGATCAACCTGAAAACTGTTCTAGAGAACCCGCTGGAGATCCATTATGTCTCAGTGGAGGTGTTAGATGTTAACGACCATTCTCCCAGCTTTCCCGAGAAAGAGAATCGGTTAGAAATATACGAGTCCGCTTTACCTGGTGTACGATTTCAGCTGCAAGCTGCCGTTGATCCAGATGGTGGCCAGTACTCGGTTCAGCAATATAAACTCAGTCACAATGACCATTTTCGTTTGGAGGTTAAAGATCGAGGAAGGGAAGGTAAAATTCCTGTTGTAAATCTACTAAAGCCCTTAGATAGAGAAGCTATGAAAAGACATACATTACTACTCACAGCCATTGATGGAGGAAAACCTCCCAGGTCTGGGACTGTGGAAATAGTTATTGATGTTTTAGATGTAAATGATAATATGCCTGTTTTTGTCAAAGAGTTATACTCAGTTACATTGGATGAAAATTCTCCTATTGGCACAACAGTCGTGCAAGTAAATGCCACGGATTTAGACGAGGGTTCGAATGCCGAGGTCCTTTACTTTTTCGGTAAAATGGTAAAAAACAAGATTCGAAAACTTTTCGATGTAAATACGAATACGGGCGAGATAGTTGTGAAAGAATTGGTCGATTTCGAGCTACAAGACAGCTATGAGATTGACATAATGGCAACTGATAAAGGATCTGCCCCTCTGACAACTGACAAAAGCATAACAGTAAAGATTATTGACCTCAACGATAATACACCTGAGATCGAGGTGACGTCTTTTTCGAAAGCAATCCCCGAGGATTCTAGACCAGGTACCACTGTAGCATTAATCAGTGTTAATGATTTAGACTCAGGTCTTAATGGTAAAGTGATCTGCTCTTTAGTTGAGGACATACCATTTACATTAATGCCGTCTTTACAGGACAACATGTATTCTGTAGTCACCAAGTCAACACTGGATCGAGAGAAATCATCACAATATGATCTAACAGTAGTTGCTAAAGACGCAGGCCAGCCGCCCCTGTCATCTGTAAAGACAATAAGCGTAGTTATATCAGATGTGAATGATAACAATCCAGAGTTTTCATTAAGCTCGTATACTTTCTATATCACTGAGAATAACCACCCAGGCGCCTCAGTATTTTGTGTGACTGCGTCTGATCGTGACATAGATGAAAACGCTCTTATTTCATATCATATTCTGAGAGACGGTGGTGACGAGAACAAATGGGCATCTTTCCTCAACATAAATTCAGAAAATGGAAACATTTTGGCGCTAAAAAGTTTTGACTTTGAAACTTTAAAAACATTTCAATTCCAAGCTGTAGCTACAGACTCTGGAATTCCGTCATTAAGCAGCAACGTCACAATAGACGTGTTCATTCTGGATCAGAACGACAACGCTCCCGTGATCTTGTATCCAGTCAGCGCTAACGGTTCCGCTGAAGGTGTGGAGGAGATTCCCCGCAATATGAACGCAGGCCATTTGGTGACTAAAGTGAGAGCCTATGACGCTGATATAGGATATAACGGCTGGTTATTATTTTCACTGCAGGAAGTTACTGACCACAGTCTCTTTGCCTTGGACCGTTATACAGGACAGATAAGGACACTTCGGTCATTCACAGAGACAGACGAGACTGAGCATAAACTGGTCATACTGGTAAAAGACAATGGGAACGTTTCACTCTCAGCAACAGCTACTGTGATTATCAACGTTGTGGAGCCCAAAGAGGCTTTTGCAGCTTCTGATGTTAAAAGCGCAGTAAAAGACGAGGAGGAGAACAGCGttacattttatttgatcatAACTTTGGGGTCAGTTTCAGCACTTTTTATCATCAGTATCATCGTGTTGATTGTAATGCAGTGCTCCAAAGCCCCAGTCGATTCCTCCAAGTATTTACAAGATGTGAATTACGACGGGACACTGTGCCACAGCATCCAGTACCGATCCGGAGACAAACGGTACATGTTAGTTGGACCCAGAATGAGTATAGGTTCTACTATTGTCCCGGGCAGCAATGGGAATACTCTAGTGGTACCTGAACACAGCAGGAGAGCTTCGGCAGAGGTAAGAAGATAA